The following proteins are co-located in the Spinactinospora alkalitolerans genome:
- a CDS encoding TIGR02678 family protein, whose product MAVRSGNEDIALTVERQAAARRLLADPLVTARSHPEDFALVRTHSDWLVQRFQRVLGYRLTVAADHARLVKTGLVDAVATPLTRASGAHFTPRAYTYLALALAALAEAPARLPLSRLAEDVRAAAEEAGLDLDPRDRMSERRGFVAALRHLIRWGAITERGGALADYVTDPAEEVWFGVDHEVARLVLAHPPHSAPDPPAFTAAVRGDTASDDAGAAELTVRRLLAETAVVYRADLDERRRERLGHHQWRAVAELGELLGCDAEIRAEGVALVMPDDGASDARGADRPAAFPSADPVGRTALVLIGRLAAELGPSAGPAHAVDVPADLLGAELAEVAGADAQRRWSRTALSHLPDAEDLADRVLDLLLRTRLMDRGGPPGEGAPFEGWRLLAAAARYAAPAAGGGSARDGSEERR is encoded by the coding sequence ATGGCGGTCAGGTCCGGAAACGAGGACATCGCGCTCACCGTGGAACGGCAGGCGGCGGCCCGGCGGCTCCTCGCCGACCCGCTCGTCACCGCCCGCAGCCACCCCGAGGACTTCGCGCTGGTCCGCACGCACTCCGACTGGCTGGTCCAGCGCTTCCAGCGGGTCCTCGGCTACCGCCTCACCGTGGCCGCAGACCACGCCAGGCTGGTCAAGACGGGACTGGTCGACGCCGTCGCGACCCCCCTGACCCGCGCCAGCGGGGCCCACTTCACCCCGCGGGCCTACACCTACCTCGCCCTCGCCCTGGCCGCCCTCGCCGAGGCGCCGGCGCGGCTGCCGCTGTCGAGGCTCGCCGAGGACGTGCGGGCGGCGGCGGAGGAGGCCGGCCTGGACCTCGATCCGCGGGACCGGATGAGCGAACGCCGCGGGTTCGTCGCGGCACTGCGCCACCTGATCCGGTGGGGTGCGATCACCGAGCGCGGGGGCGCCCTCGCCGACTACGTCACCGACCCCGCCGAAGAGGTGTGGTTCGGCGTCGACCACGAGGTCGCCCGCCTCGTCCTCGCCCATCCCCCGCACTCGGCCCCGGATCCTCCCGCCTTCACCGCGGCCGTGCGGGGCGACACCGCCTCCGACGACGCGGGCGCCGCCGAGCTCACCGTCCGCAGGCTGCTCGCCGAGACCGCCGTCGTCTACCGGGCCGATCTCGACGAGCGGCGGCGCGAGCGGCTCGGCCACCACCAGTGGCGGGCGGTCGCCGAGCTGGGCGAACTGCTCGGCTGCGACGCCGAGATCCGGGCCGAGGGCGTCGCCCTGGTCATGCCCGACGACGGCGCCTCCGACGCCCGCGGCGCCGACCGCCCCGCTGCGTTCCCCAGCGCCGACCCCGTCGGCCGGACCGCCCTGGTGCTCATCGGGCGGCTCGCCGCCGAGCTCGGCCCCTCCGCGGGCCCGGCCCACGCGGTGGACGTCCCCGCCGACCTCCTCGGCGCCGAGCTGGCCGAGGTCGCCGGCGCGGACGCGCAGCGCCGCTGGTCGCGCACCGCCCTCAGCCATCTGCCCGACGCCGAGGACCTCGCCGATCGGGTCCTGGACCTGCTCCTGCGCACCCGGCTCATGGACCGGGGCGGTCCTCCGGGGGAGGGGGCGCCGTTCGAGGGCTGGCGGCTGCTGGCCGCGGCGGCGCGGTACGCGGCGCCGGCCGCGGGCGGCGGGAGCGCGCGGGACGGCTCAGAGGAGCGGCGGTGA
- a CDS encoding DUF2397 family protein, producing MGDSANQATAARPGRPETARAAFAAGAADGAERPVPRHGRAALLRLAAWFEGADAASAHEVFTAAFAVHPARHLSGTGEEAVAATASWWDAPAVGAAAAHPVGAGSVAPVDDHSEQQARLRDAAEAAAHWRRSAAQEVRRLLAEPTGGDDRLHLSDAALQVLMELLTAALGSGDAITDAVSAGDLELDIRLHVRRVPDASITLSESGGDLVLEGLRLQVTSYARQEPAPEDGAPAGADLLSGPDPAGRHSGLRLVRPA from the coding sequence GTGGGTGATTCAGCGAACCAGGCGACGGCGGCCCGTCCCGGCCGACCCGAGACGGCCCGTGCCGCGTTCGCGGCCGGTGCCGCGGACGGCGCGGAGCGGCCGGTGCCCCGGCACGGCCGGGCCGCGCTGCTGCGCCTGGCCGCCTGGTTCGAGGGCGCCGACGCGGCGTCGGCGCACGAGGTCTTCACCGCCGCGTTCGCCGTACACCCGGCCCGGCACCTGAGCGGCACGGGCGAGGAGGCCGTCGCCGCGACCGCCAGTTGGTGGGACGCGCCCGCGGTCGGCGCGGCGGCCGCGCACCCGGTCGGCGCGGGGTCGGTCGCCCCCGTCGATGACCACAGCGAGCAGCAGGCCCGGCTGCGCGACGCCGCGGAGGCCGCGGCCCACTGGCGCCGCTCCGCGGCGCAGGAGGTGCGCCGCCTGCTCGCCGAACCCACCGGCGGCGACGACCGCCTGCACCTGTCCGACGCCGCGCTGCAGGTGCTCATGGAACTGCTCACCGCGGCCCTCGGCTCCGGCGACGCCATCACCGACGCCGTCTCGGCCGGCGACCTCGAACTCGACATCCGACTGCACGTCCGGCGCGTCCCCGACGCGTCGATCACCTTGAGCGAGTCCGGCGGGGACCTCGTGCTGGAGGGGCTGCGCCTGCAGGTGACGTCCTACGCCCGGCAGGAGCCGGCCCCCGAGGACGGAGCGCCGGCCGGCGCCGACCTCCTCTCCGGCCCCGACCCGGCCGGACGGCACTCCGGGCTCCGGCTGGTGCGCCCGGCATGA
- a CDS encoding YajQ family cyclic di-GMP-binding protein: MAAESSFDVVSKLDRQEVDNALNQTAKELSQRFDFKGTGSSIAWSGEQGVEIKANSEGRAKAALEVFKEKLIKRNVSLKAIDPADEPRVSGKEYRLPIALKEGISTEDAKKISKIVRDAYPKGVKAQVQGDELRVSSKKKDELQAIIAMLKEKDLDIALQFVNFR, from the coding sequence GTGGCAGCCGAATCCAGTTTTGACGTCGTGTCCAAGCTTGACCGGCAGGAGGTCGACAACGCGCTGAACCAGACGGCCAAGGAGCTCTCCCAACGCTTCGACTTCAAGGGCACCGGCTCCTCCATCGCGTGGTCCGGTGAGCAGGGCGTGGAGATCAAGGCGAACTCCGAGGGGCGAGCCAAAGCGGCCCTTGAGGTCTTCAAGGAGAAGCTGATCAAGCGCAACGTGTCGCTGAAGGCCATCGACCCCGCCGACGAGCCCAGGGTCTCGGGCAAGGAGTACCGCCTCCCGATCGCGCTGAAGGAGGGCATCTCCACCGAGGACGCCAAGAAGATCTCCAAGATCGTCCGCGACGCCTACCCCAAGGGCGTCAAGGCCCAGGTTCAGGGCGACGAACTGCGGGTCAGCTCCAAGAAGAAGGACGAGCTGCAGGCCATCATCGCGATGCTCAAGGAGAAGGACCTCGACATCGCGCTGCAGTTCGTCAACTTCCGGTAG
- a CDS encoding M48 family metalloprotease gives MHRNTLRTVGLLTGLSGVLVLVCWLCGGPAGLKLGVVAAIAVNGLVYFFGDTMTLRAMHARPVSEIEQPELYRIVRELATEARQPMPRLYLSPTSAPNAFATGRSQRRAVVCCTTGLLRLLSERELRGVLAHELAHIRKGDTLVSSVAAMLAMIITSLTALALLLPLGDSEDEDVPSLLSGLLFLAVGPLAAMVIHLGVGRTREFRADDAAARLTGDPIGLAGALRKIEVGTRIHPLPAERGLLTSAHLMIAHPFPCQGMGRLFAAHPPTTERIRRLRETADRWDLG, from the coding sequence GTGCACCGCAACACGCTCCGCACAGTGGGCCTCCTCACCGGACTCTCGGGAGTGCTCGTGCTGGTCTGCTGGCTGTGCGGCGGCCCGGCGGGCCTGAAGTTGGGCGTGGTCGCGGCGATCGCCGTCAACGGGCTGGTCTACTTCTTCGGCGACACCATGACCCTAAGGGCCATGCACGCCCGTCCCGTCAGCGAGATCGAGCAGCCCGAGCTGTACCGGATCGTGCGGGAGCTGGCCACCGAGGCCCGCCAACCCATGCCGAGGCTGTACCTGTCGCCCACGTCGGCGCCCAACGCGTTCGCCACCGGCCGCAGCCAGCGCCGCGCCGTCGTCTGCTGCACCACGGGCCTGCTGCGCCTGCTCAGCGAGCGCGAACTGCGCGGCGTCCTGGCGCACGAACTGGCGCACATCCGCAAGGGCGACACCCTCGTCTCCTCGGTCGCGGCCATGCTCGCCATGATCATCACGTCGCTGACGGCGCTGGCGCTGCTGCTGCCGCTGGGCGACTCCGAGGACGAGGACGTGCCGAGCCTGCTCAGCGGGCTGCTGTTCCTGGCCGTCGGCCCGCTGGCGGCCATGGTGATCCACCTGGGAGTGGGCCGGACCCGTGAGTTCCGGGCCGACGACGCCGCGGCGCGACTCACCGGCGACCCGATCGGCCTGGCCGGCGCGCTGCGCAAGATCGAGGTGGGCACCCGGATCCACCCGCTGCCCGCCGAACGCGGCCTACTCACCTCGGCCCACCTGATGATCGCCCACCCGTTCCCCTGCCAGGGGATGGGCCGGCTGTTCGCCGCGCACCCGCCCACCACCGAGCGCATCCGTCGGCTCCGCGAGACGGCGGACCGCTGGGACCTGGGCTGA
- a CDS encoding putative leader peptide translates to MAAITSTGTPGALLVGRRHVDLARIASALCSR, encoded by the coding sequence GTGGCCGCTATCACCTCGACCGGAACGCCTGGCGCCCTGCTCGTCGGCAGGCGGCACGTGGACCTCGCTCGGATCGCCAGCGCGCTGTGTAGCCGCTGA
- a CDS encoding 2-oxoacid:acceptor oxidoreductase subunit alpha, whose amino-acid sequence MTKEVQQLDRVIIRFAGDSGDGMQLTGDRFTQETASFGNDLSTLPNFPAEIRAPAGTLPGVSSFQLHFADHDIMTPGDAPNVLVAMNPAALKANVDDVPNGAMIIVNTDEFGKRSLSKVGYAANPLEDGSLAEFKVSAVPLTSMTVKALEDFEISKKDAERAKNMFALGLLSWMYNRPTEGTLGFLKAKFANKPEIMAANLAAFQAGWNFGETTEDFAVSYEVKPAALPPGSYRNITGNLALSYGLIAGSELSGLPLFLGSYPITPASDILHELSKHKRFGVRTFQAEDEIAGVGAALGAAFGGSLGVTTTSGPGMVLKAETIGLAVMTELPLLIIDVQRGGPSTGLPTKTEQADLLMALFGRNGESPVPVLAPRSPADCFDMAIEATRIATEYRTPVIVLSDGYLANGSEPWRLPEVSELPDISVDFAAGPNGEDGAFLPYLRDPETLARPWAVPGTAGLEHRIGGIEKSDGTGNISYSPANHDLMVRSRQGKIDGIARGIAPLEVDDPGGDADVLVLGWGGTYGSIGAAVRRVRRAGGRVAQAHLRHLNPFPENLGEVLRGYDRVLVPEINLGQLALLLRGRFLVDVISYTKVRGLPFKAEELAAVVQEVIDRAE is encoded by the coding sequence GTGACCAAAGAGGTCCAGCAACTCGACCGCGTCATCATCCGCTTCGCAGGCGACTCCGGCGACGGCATGCAGTTGACCGGCGACCGATTCACCCAGGAGACGGCGTCGTTCGGCAACGACCTGTCGACCCTGCCGAACTTCCCCGCCGAGATCCGGGCCCCGGCCGGAACGCTCCCGGGAGTGTCCAGCTTCCAGCTGCACTTCGCCGATCACGACATCATGACGCCCGGCGACGCGCCCAACGTGCTCGTGGCCATGAACCCGGCGGCGCTCAAGGCCAACGTGGACGACGTCCCCAACGGGGCCATGATCATCGTCAACACCGACGAGTTCGGCAAGCGCAGTCTGAGCAAGGTGGGCTACGCGGCCAATCCCCTCGAAGACGGGTCCCTGGCGGAGTTCAAGGTCAGCGCCGTGCCCCTGACGTCGATGACGGTCAAGGCGCTGGAGGACTTCGAGATCTCCAAGAAGGACGCCGAGCGCGCGAAGAACATGTTCGCGCTGGGGCTGCTGTCCTGGATGTACAACCGGCCCACCGAGGGCACGCTCGGCTTCCTCAAGGCCAAGTTCGCCAACAAGCCCGAGATCATGGCCGCCAACCTCGCGGCGTTCCAGGCCGGCTGGAACTTCGGTGAGACCACCGAGGACTTCGCGGTCTCCTACGAGGTCAAGCCGGCGGCGCTGCCGCCGGGCAGCTACCGCAACATCACCGGCAACCTCGCGCTCTCCTACGGCCTGATCGCCGGTTCGGAGCTGTCGGGGCTGCCGCTGTTCCTCGGCTCCTACCCGATCACGCCGGCCTCCGACATCCTGCACGAGCTGTCCAAGCACAAGCGGTTCGGGGTCCGCACGTTCCAGGCCGAGGACGAGATCGCCGGCGTCGGCGCCGCGCTGGGCGCCGCGTTCGGCGGCTCGCTCGGCGTGACCACGACGTCGGGCCCCGGCATGGTGCTCAAGGCCGAGACCATCGGCCTGGCCGTGATGACCGAGCTGCCGCTGCTCATCATCGACGTGCAGCGCGGCGGCCCCTCGACCGGCCTGCCGACCAAGACCGAGCAGGCCGACCTGCTGATGGCGCTGTTCGGCCGCAACGGGGAGTCGCCCGTTCCGGTCCTGGCGCCGCGCTCGCCCGCCGACTGCTTCGACATGGCGATCGAGGCCACCCGGATCGCCACCGAGTACCGCACCCCGGTGATCGTGCTCTCCGACGGCTACCTGGCCAACGGCTCCGAGCCGTGGCGCCTGCCCGAGGTGTCTGAGCTGCCCGACATCAGCGTCGACTTCGCCGCCGGGCCCAACGGCGAGGACGGCGCGTTCCTGCCCTACCTGCGCGACCCCGAGACGCTGGCGCGCCCCTGGGCCGTGCCGGGCACCGCCGGCCTGGAGCACCGCATCGGCGGCATCGAGAAGAGCGACGGCACCGGCAACATCTCCTACAGCCCCGCCAACCACGACCTGATGGTGCGCTCGCGCCAGGGCAAGATCGACGGGATCGCGCGCGGCATCGCGCCGCTGGAGGTCGACGACCCCGGCGGCGACGCCGACGTCCTGGTCCTGGGCTGGGGCGGCACCTACGGCTCGATCGGCGCCGCCGTGCGGCGGGTGCGCCGCGCCGGGGGCAGGGTGGCCCAGGCGCACCTGCGCCACCTCAACCCGTTCCCCGAGAACCTGGGCGAGGTGCTGCGCGGCTACGACCGCGTGCTCGTGCCCGAGATCAACCTGGGCCAGCTCGCGCTGCTGCTGCGCGGGAGGTTCCTGGTCGACGTCATCAGTTACACGAAGGTCCGCGGCCTGCCCTTCAAGGCCGAAGAGCTGGCGGCCGTGGTTCAGGAGGTCATCGACCGTGCCGAGTGA
- a CDS encoding 2-oxoacid:ferredoxin oxidoreductase subunit beta — MKDFKSDQEVRWCPGCGDYAVLAAFQGFLPELGVPRENIVIISGIGCSSRFPYYLSTYGMHSIHGRAPAIATGLAASRPDLSVWVVTGDGDGLSIGGNHLIHALRRNVNINVLLFNNRIYGLTKGQYSPTSEPGKVTKSSPMGSLDSPFNPVSLALGAEAGFVARTVDSDRKHLTGVLRAAADHQGASFVEIYQNCPIFNDDAFEPLKDPAERDMRVLRMEHGEPLRLGGDRGIVQGEYGELTVADVAEAGEDRLVRHDAHRADPGYAFALSRLDYPAFDHVPIGVFRSVERPSYDELMAEQVTEAETVQGRGDLAALLASGDTWTVD; from the coding sequence ATGAAGGACTTCAAGTCCGACCAGGAGGTCCGCTGGTGCCCGGGATGCGGTGACTACGCGGTCCTGGCGGCGTTCCAGGGGTTCCTGCCCGAGCTGGGCGTGCCGCGGGAGAACATCGTCATCATCTCCGGCATCGGCTGCTCGTCCCGGTTCCCCTACTACCTGAGCACCTACGGCATGCACTCGATCCACGGGCGCGCGCCGGCGATCGCGACGGGCCTGGCGGCGAGCCGGCCGGACCTGTCGGTGTGGGTGGTCACGGGTGACGGCGACGGGCTGTCCATCGGCGGCAACCACCTGATCCACGCGCTGCGGCGCAACGTCAACATCAACGTGCTGCTGTTCAACAACCGCATCTACGGGTTGACGAAGGGGCAGTACTCGCCGACGTCGGAGCCGGGCAAGGTCACCAAGTCCTCGCCGATGGGGTCGCTGGACTCCCCGTTCAACCCGGTGTCGCTGGCGCTGGGCGCCGAGGCCGGGTTCGTGGCGCGCACCGTCGACTCCGACCGCAAGCACCTGACCGGCGTGCTGCGCGCGGCGGCCGACCACCAGGGCGCCTCTTTCGTCGAGATCTACCAGAACTGCCCGATCTTCAACGACGACGCGTTCGAGCCGCTGAAGGACCCGGCCGAACGCGACATGCGGGTGCTGCGGATGGAGCACGGCGAACCGCTGCGCCTGGGCGGCGACCGCGGGATCGTGCAGGGCGAGTACGGCGAGCTGACCGTGGCCGACGTCGCGGAGGCTGGCGAGGACCGGCTGGTCCGCCACGACGCGCACCGCGCCGACCCCGGCTACGCGTTCGCGCTGTCCCGGCTGGACTACCCGGCGTTCGACCACGTCCCGATCGGCGTCTTCCGCTCCGTCGAGCGGCCCAGCTACGACGAGCTGATGGCCGAGCAGGTCACCGAGGCGGAGACGGTCCAGGGCCGCGGTGACCTGGCGGCGCTGCTCGCCAGCGGCGACACCTGGACGGTGGACTGA
- a CDS encoding fatty acyl-CoA synthetase, with the protein MGAGVPGVVTASTVDGVVRRSAGRTPDRTALRFGDREWTYAELDAGVSRVAAWLLGLGLGKGDRVAAYGYNSDAFLLSFLGCARAGLVHVPINYNLGGGELVYLLEQSGSTVVLTDPKLAGRVEDIRSEIPAREVLALRGAPESVLEVARDPSAPDLVPTEVTDTDLVQLLYTSGTTSRPKGAMMSHRALVHEYLSCVQALDITGADRPLHALPLYHSAQMHVFLMPSLAVGAVNDLVEIPEPGDLLRRIEADGITSFFAAPTVWVGLTNSAEFAARDLSGLRKAYYGAAIMPVPVLRRIQERYPGIGFYNCFGQSEIGPLATVLRPEEHVEGRMDSCGRPALFVEARLVDETGADVGVGEPGEVVYRSPQLCDGYWDKPEETAAAFRDGWFHSGDMARRDADGYFTIVDRLKDVINTGGVLVASREVEDALYLHPSVAEVAVIALPDDTWGEAVTAVAVLKGPATEDELIGFVRERLAGFKVPKRVHLAEELPRNASGKLLKRVLRDEFTERIRG; encoded by the coding sequence ATGGGTGCTGGGGTTCCGGGGGTGGTGACGGCGAGCACCGTCGACGGTGTCGTGCGCAGATCGGCGGGGCGCACTCCGGACCGGACCGCGCTGCGGTTCGGCGACCGCGAGTGGACCTACGCCGAGCTCGACGCGGGCGTGAGCCGGGTCGCGGCGTGGCTGCTGGGATTGGGCCTGGGCAAGGGCGACCGCGTCGCGGCCTACGGGTACAACTCCGACGCGTTCCTGCTGTCCTTCCTCGGCTGCGCCCGCGCCGGGCTGGTACACGTCCCGATCAACTACAACCTGGGCGGCGGCGAGCTGGTCTACCTGCTGGAGCAGTCCGGCAGCACCGTGGTGCTGACCGACCCCAAGCTCGCCGGCAGGGTCGAGGACATCCGCTCCGAGATCCCGGCGCGCGAGGTGCTGGCGCTGCGCGGGGCCCCGGAGTCGGTGCTGGAGGTCGCGCGCGACCCGTCAGCGCCCGACCTGGTGCCGACCGAGGTCACCGACACCGACCTGGTGCAGCTCCTCTACACGTCGGGCACCACCTCCAGGCCCAAGGGCGCGATGATGAGCCACCGGGCGCTGGTGCACGAGTACCTGAGCTGCGTCCAGGCCCTGGACATCACCGGCGCGGACCGCCCGCTGCACGCGCTCCCGCTGTACCACTCCGCGCAGATGCACGTCTTCCTGATGCCGAGCCTGGCGGTGGGCGCCGTCAACGACCTGGTGGAGATTCCCGAGCCGGGCGACCTGCTGCGGCGCATCGAGGCCGACGGCATCACCTCCTTCTTCGCCGCGCCGACGGTGTGGGTGGGGCTGACCAACTCGGCGGAGTTCGCGGCGCGCGACCTGTCGGGGCTGCGCAAGGCCTACTACGGCGCGGCGATCATGCCGGTTCCGGTGCTGCGGCGGATCCAGGAGCGCTACCCCGGCATCGGCTTCTACAACTGCTTCGGCCAGAGCGAGATCGGCCCGCTGGCCACCGTCCTGCGCCCGGAGGAGCACGTGGAGGGCCGGATGGACTCCTGCGGCAGGCCCGCGCTGTTCGTCGAGGCCCGGCTGGTCGACGAGACCGGCGCGGACGTGGGCGTGGGCGAGCCGGGCGAGGTGGTCTACCGCTCCCCGCAGCTCTGCGACGGCTACTGGGACAAGCCGGAGGAGACCGCGGCGGCGTTCCGCGACGGCTGGTTCCACTCCGGCGACATGGCCCGCCGCGACGCCGACGGCTACTTCACCATCGTCGACCGGCTGAAGGACGTCATCAACACCGGCGGCGTGCTGGTGGCCTCCCGGGAGGTCGAGGACGCCCTCTACCTGCACCCCTCGGTGGCCGAGGTCGCCGTGATCGCGCTGCCCGACGACACGTGGGGCGAGGCCGTGACCGCCGTGGCCGTGCTGAAGGGCCCGGCGACGGAGGACGAGCTGATCGGCTTCGTCCGGGAGCGCCTCGCCGGGTTCAAGGTCCCCAAACGGGTGCACCTCGCCGAGGAACTCCCCCGCAACGCCAGCGGCAAGCTCCTCAAGCGCGTCCTCCGCGACGAGTTCACCGAGCGGATCAGGGGATGA
- a CDS encoding SDR family oxidoreductase, protein MRIVIAGGHGKIALRLERLLAERGDTPVGLIRNPDHADDLRAVGAEPVLIDLETATVTELTEKVMGADAVVFAAGAGPGSGVPRKDTVDRAAAGLLADAASLAGVRRYLMVSAISVDDGPAPDAEPVWAAYVRAKKAADDDLRERSLTADWTILRPGRLTDEPGTGRVWLAPKAEHGDVSREDVAAVLVALLDSPATIGHVLELVGGNTPIAEAVASIGG, encoded by the coding sequence ATGCGTATCGTCATCGCCGGAGGGCACGGCAAGATCGCACTGCGCCTGGAACGACTCCTGGCGGAGCGCGGTGACACGCCCGTGGGCCTCATCCGCAACCCCGACCACGCCGACGACCTGCGCGCCGTCGGCGCCGAGCCCGTGCTGATCGACCTCGAGACGGCCACCGTCACCGAACTGACCGAGAAGGTGATGGGGGCCGACGCGGTGGTCTTCGCCGCGGGGGCCGGGCCGGGCAGCGGGGTCCCGCGCAAGGACACCGTGGACCGCGCCGCCGCCGGGCTGCTCGCCGACGCCGCGTCGCTGGCGGGCGTGCGCCGCTACCTCATGGTGTCGGCCATCAGCGTGGACGACGGGCCCGCGCCCGACGCCGAGCCGGTGTGGGCCGCCTACGTCCGGGCGAAGAAGGCCGCCGACGACGACCTGCGGGAGCGGAGCCTGACGGCGGACTGGACGATCCTGCGTCCGGGCCGCCTCACCGACGAGCCGGGGACCGGCAGGGTCTGGCTCGCCCCCAAGGCCGAGCACGGCGACGTCAGCCGCGAGGACGTCGCCGCGGTGCTGGTGGCGCTGCTGGACTCCCCGGCCACGATCGGCCACGTGCTGGAGCTGGTCGGCGGGAACACGCCGATCGCCGAGGCCGTCGCATCGATCGGAGGATAG
- a CDS encoding GNAT family N-acetyltransferase: MIDHDTWSWRVAPVPRWPVDAVFFDDEAEVADTLVAEVDGAVAGYVQVSRAMALASAAHVQEVKGLAVAPKAQGRGVGRALLEAARAVAAERGARKLTLRVLAGNLEAMALYRSFGFEVEGVLKEYFLLDGRYVDDVLMALPLTR; encoded by the coding sequence GTGATCGACCACGACACCTGGTCGTGGCGGGTGGCGCCGGTGCCCCGCTGGCCGGTCGACGCGGTGTTCTTCGACGACGAGGCCGAGGTCGCCGACACCCTCGTCGCCGAGGTCGACGGTGCGGTCGCCGGCTACGTCCAGGTGTCCCGGGCGATGGCGCTGGCGAGCGCGGCGCACGTCCAGGAGGTCAAGGGGCTCGCCGTGGCGCCGAAGGCCCAGGGGCGCGGGGTCGGCCGCGCGCTGCTGGAGGCCGCCCGCGCCGTGGCGGCCGAGCGCGGCGCCCGCAAGCTCACTCTGCGCGTCCTGGCGGGCAACCTCGAGGCCATGGCCCTGTACCGGTCCTTCGGCTTCGAGGTCGAAGGGGTGCTGAAGGAGTACTTCCTCCTGGACGGACGCTACGTCGACGACGTCCTGATGGCCCTCCCCCTCACCCGCTGA
- a CDS encoding Uma2 family endonuclease, which translates to MSIGQTEPQHRPMTVDDLQRLPDDGGRYELVDGRLDVSPAPVSVHTLIESRLSFHLTNVAPDDFMVLTGPGVNFNADRTHHRIPDVAVIRAEDFERPYLTRPPLLAVEVVSPESVFRDHHTKKREYAAFGIGSYWIINPSTDKPGIAELRLDNGEYREAAQVFGEETFETDLPFPVTLVPHWLIADGAWKSGIAGG; encoded by the coding sequence ATGAGCATCGGACAGACGGAACCGCAGCACCGGCCGATGACCGTCGACGACCTGCAACGGCTGCCCGACGACGGCGGCCGCTACGAGCTGGTCGACGGGAGGCTTGACGTGTCGCCCGCACCGGTGTCCGTGCACACGCTGATCGAGTCACGGCTGAGCTTCCACCTGACCAACGTGGCTCCTGACGACTTCATGGTCCTGACCGGACCCGGCGTGAACTTCAACGCCGACCGGACCCACCACCGCATCCCCGATGTCGCGGTGATCCGCGCGGAGGACTTCGAGCGCCCCTATCTCACCCGGCCGCCGCTGCTGGCGGTCGAGGTGGTCTCGCCCGAGAGCGTCTTCCGCGACCACCACACCAAGAAGCGCGAGTACGCGGCCTTCGGAATCGGGTCCTACTGGATCATCAATCCCTCGACCGACAAGCCGGGGATCGCGGAGCTGCGGCTCGACAACGGCGAGTACCGTGAGGCCGCCCAGGTCTTCGGCGAGGAGACCTTCGAGACCGACCTCCCCTTCCCCGTCACGCTGGTGCCGCACTGGCTGATCGCCGACGGCGCGTGGAAGTCCGGTATCGCCGGCGGCTGA
- the msrA gene encoding peptide-methionine (S)-S-oxide reductase MsrA, which translates to MFGHMKTTVVGRADALPGRDTPMPVPTRHEVLGTPLAPPYPDGAEIADFGMGCFWGVERTFWRLGADNGVITTAVGYAGGHTPNPTYEEVCTGRTGHTEAVRVVFDPQRISYTDLLKVFWEGHDPTQGMRQGNDVGTQYRSMILYHDDAQRAAAEATRDAFQPVLTRSGHGPITTEIVPAGPFYFAEGYHQQYLSDAKNPNGYCGVGGTGATCPVGVARTDG; encoded by the coding sequence ATGTTTGGGCACATGAAGACGACGGTGGTCGGCCGGGCCGACGCGCTCCCCGGCCGCGACACTCCGATGCCGGTTCCCACCCGCCACGAGGTGCTCGGCACGCCCCTGGCCCCGCCGTATCCGGACGGCGCCGAGATCGCCGACTTCGGCATGGGCTGCTTCTGGGGCGTGGAGCGCACGTTCTGGCGGCTCGGCGCCGACAACGGCGTCATCACCACGGCCGTCGGCTACGCCGGGGGCCACACTCCCAACCCCACCTACGAAGAGGTCTGCACCGGCCGCACCGGCCACACCGAAGCGGTGCGCGTGGTCTTCGACCCGCAGCGGATCTCCTACACCGACCTGCTGAAGGTCTTCTGGGAGGGCCACGACCCCACCCAGGGCATGCGCCAGGGCAACGACGTCGGCACCCAGTACCGCTCGATGATCCTGTACCACGACGACGCCCAGCGGGCCGCCGCCGAGGCCACCCGCGACGCCTTCCAGCCGGTGCTGACCCGCTCGGGCCACGGCCCCATCACCACCGAGATCGTTCCCGCGGGGCCCTTCTACTTCGCCGAGGGCTACCACCAGCAGTACCTCTCCGACGCAAAGAACCCCAACGGCTACTGCGGCGTCGGCGGCACCGGCGCCACCTGCCCCGTCGGGGTCGCCCGGACGGACGGGTGA